A window from Primulina huaijiensis isolate GDHJ02 chromosome 13, ASM1229523v2, whole genome shotgun sequence encodes these proteins:
- the LOC140991010 gene encoding protein EXPRESSION OF TERPENOIDS 1-like — translation MAGFFSLGGGGGGGEGRRGGSGGLGGGSSNPDQENTSHNNPPSEINPESWFLFRNEEISYKGFELWQPQHHHQPQQHPHQAENFLQRGVGNPLQDLYASAGGLAVGPSRGSGFNILDESPRSGFLMMKSSVGGGISCQDCGNQAKKDCSYMRCRTCCKSRGFSCQTHVKSTWVPAAKRRERQQQLAGLPQNQNQQQDQEDREGNTGKRPRENPSASISLACTGVVPTTNSGLELGNFPSEVTSQAVFRCVKVSAIDDAEDQYAYQTEVNISGHVFKGILYDQGSESHYMAAGETSSGGGSVSAGVQQLNLITGTSANATSAAAGSSASLFLDPSLYPAPINSFMAGTQFFPPPRSR, via the exons ATGGCTGGTTTTTTCTCACTAGGCGGCGGCGGGGGCGGGGGCGAAGGGAGAAGAGGGGGAAGCGGCGGACTAGGAGGAGGTAGCAGCAACCCTGATCAAGAAAACACTAGCCATAACAATCCACCATCAGAAATTAATCCCGAAAGCTGGTTTTTGTTCAGAAATGAAGAAATTTCATACAAGGGTTTCGAGCTCTGGCAACCACAGCATCATCACCAGCCTCAGCAACACCCCCACCAAGCAGAGAACTTCTTGCAGCGCGGCGTCGGAAACCCACTTCAGGATCTTTACGCCTCCGCGGGAGGGCTCGCGGTGGGTCCCAGCCGTGGCAGCGGGTTCAATATCTTGGATGAATCTCCAAGATCGGGGTTTTTGATGATGAAAAGCAGCGTGGGAGGGGGAATTAGCTGCCAGGACTGTGGAAATCAAGCTAAGAAAGATTGTTCTTACATGAGGTGTAGAACTTGCTGTAAGAGCCGAGGCTTTAGTTGCCAAACTCATGTTAAAAGCACTTGGGTACCCGCCGCTAAAAGAAGAGAAAGGCAACAGCAACTTGCTGGTTTGCCGCAGAATCAAAATCAGCAGCAAGATCAAGAAGATAGAGAGGGTAACActgggaaaaggcccagagaaAATCCTAGTGCTTCCATTTCTCTTGCGTGCACAGGCGTAGTGCCTACTACCAACTCAG GGTTGGAGCTTGGGAATTTTCCTTCCGAGGTGACTTCACAGGCTGTTTTCCGTTGCGTAAAAGTGAGCGCCATTGATGATGCCGAAGATCAGTACGCATATCAAACTGAAGTCAACATTTCCGGCCATGTTTTCAAAGGAATTCTCTACGATCAAGGTTCAGAAAGTCATTACATGGCCGCCGGGGAAACTTCATCCGGTGGTGGCAGCGTCAGCGCTGGCGTTCAACAACTTAATTTAATAACCGGAACTTCTGCAAACGCCACCTCCGCCGCTGCAGGCTCCAGTGCCTCGCTTTTCCTCGACCCTTCTTTGTATCCGGCTCCAATTAACAGCTTCATGGCTGGTACGCAATTCTTCCCACCCCCAAGATCTCGATGA